Proteins encoded by one window of Anopheles maculipalpis chromosome 2RL, idAnoMacuDA_375_x, whole genome shotgun sequence:
- the LOC126568050 gene encoding uncharacterized protein LOC126568050, protein MSTVGWNILLLGLSLTVAAVAQKGKPYLQRLIEDGFKSADINVVYFITANDVESELFRGNYPRFVMLTMEEQSKKFKSKNHFIQIIAQSLVVLDARKEPMKDRRCLFFILKELSRIWNPLSNKFVLLVSSAFYDRATLNNLQDGLTKLGVGYSLVLYYDQANPSNDAVRMTRISFGHQTTISTTGFADYRHLLRLDLRTLDGIRVAGVLYQFFPFSYTGRSGHWDGTDFYMWNVMAKQLRLRLQLIHAKPGTIYIGGAYSPAMRNRSVDFVATRDVFVNDGMQKIMLASRDYFSLVVPKPVTLNLMDALLQPFTKEVWIMVGVLVSIRILFAHLHDALMLLDMAGTIRNRTSYILDNDYPWFGWMKLASSILTFLLVEAYLAQVTSLLLTLRYIEGPQTVDQFIASNILIVEPLQQTHFLMQVNQAQKALLKKRFVKRTPEELANMSDAYVEYRSRVRFMNYGTEPIDPITGKRNYYILREPLAEVRFQYSFAKPTAFMRVAEHCFLWYEENGLRLHIDDAYDRWAKKLHSSKQHGISGSVLVFSDLSSLWICTIVGWCVSGLVFLIELLIHSRNRNRRFKNTFL, encoded by the exons ATGTCCACTGTCGGGTGGAATATTTTGCTCTTGGGACTTTCCttaacagtagcagcagtagctcaGAAAGGTAAACCATACCTGCAGCGTCTCATTGAAGATGGTTTCAAATCGGCAGATATTAATGTAGTTTACTTCATCACCGCAAACGATGTGGAGAGTGAACTTTTCCGTGGAAATTATCCACGTTTTGTTATGCTCACTATGGAGGAACAATCGAAGAAATTTAAGAGCAAGAACCACTTCATACAAATCATTGCCCAATCGTTGGTGGTTCTCGATGCACGTAAAGAACCTATG AAAGACAgacgatgtttgtttttcatactGAAGGAGCTATCTCGTATCTGGAATCCGTTAAGCAATAAATTTGTGCTGTTAGTTAGTTCAGCATTCTATGATCGAGCTACACTGAACAACCTCCAGGATGGGTTAACCAAACTGGGCGTGGGTTATTCGTTGGTTCTCTACTATGATCAAGCCAATCCTTCGAATGATGCTGTCCGAATGACAAGGATCAGTTTCGGCCATCAAACTACCATCAGCACGACTGGTTTCGCTGATTACCGACACTTGTTACGACTGGATTTACGAACTCTCGACGGAATTCGGGTAGCTGGTGTGCTGTACCAGTTTTTCCCCTTCAGCTACACAGGTCGAAGCGGACATTGGGACGGAACCGATTTCTACATGTGGAATGTGATGGCGAAACAGTTACGATTGCGGCTACAGCTTATTCACGCTAAGCCAGGCACGATCTATATTGGCGGTGCGTACTCACCAGCCATGAGGAACAGGTCGGTGGACTTTGTTGCGACGCGAGATGTTTTCGTCAATGACGGCATGCAGAAGATTATGCTTGCTTCGCGAGATTACTTCAGTCTGGTTGTGCCGAAGCCTGTTACGTTAAACCTGATGGATGCACTGCTGCAACCATTTACAAAAGAAGTTTGGATAATGGTCGGTGTGCTTGTCAGCATCCGTATTCTTTTTGCCCATCTGCACGATGCCCTGATGTTGCTGGACATGGCAGGAACAATACGCAATCGGACAAGTTACATCCTAGACAACGATTATCCTTGGTTTGGATGGATGAAGTTAGCCTCGAGTATCCTGACGTTTCTGCTTGTTGAAGCATACCTGGCACAGGTCACCTCGCTGCTGCTTACCTTACGCTACATCGAGGGACCACAAACTGTGGATCAATTTATTGCTTCCAATATTTTGATTGTCGAACCCTTGCAACAGACACATTTCCTCATGCAGGTTAATCAGGCACAGAAGGCTCTTCTGAAGAAACGCTTTGTGAAACGAACTCCAGAAGAACTGGCGAATATGTCCGATGCGTACGTGGAGTATCGAAGTCGCGTGAGGTTCATGAACTACGGAACGGAACCAATTGATCCGATTACGGGAAAACGGAACTATTACATTCTAAGGGAACCACTGGCGGAAGTGCGATTTCAGTACAGTTTTGCGAAGCCGACTGCTTTCATGCGTGTGGCCGAACATTGTTTCTTATGGTACGAGGAGAACGGACTGCGGCTGCATATAGATGATGCGTACGATCGATGGGCAAAGAAACTGCACAGTAGTAAACAGCACGGCATCAGTGGGTCTGTGCTAGTATTTTCCGATTTAAGCTCGCTGTGGATTTGCACGATAGTTGGATGGTGTGTGAGTGGATTGGTGTTTCTTATCGAACTACTAATTCACTCAAGAAACCGGAATCGGCGGTTTAAGAAtacatttttataa